The stretch of DNA CAGCGTCCGTCGGGAGAGCCGTGAGCCCGAGGTCAAGGTCTCGTCGTCGCGTCCCGACGCCACGGCCGGCCATCATGGCGTCCCCGTCGGCGAACCCGCCGAGGACGAGCGCCGCGAACCCGCGCTCTCCGGCCTGGATCTCGAGATGACGGCGGAGGAGGACGTCGAGGTGCCGGAGGGGGCCGGGCCCCTGACGGCCGATCCCGAGGATCACGATGCCTACGCCGACGAGGAGCAATACCGCCTGGTGGACCTCGAGGGCATGGGCGATTCCTTCAAGAGCGGCTCGAAGCGGGTCGGCTCCTCCGTGCAGCGCTTCGGTGCCTCCCTGCAGAAGTCCTTCAGCGATCGTCGCGAACACAAGCGCAGCGAGAAGGTTCGTCGGGAGCAGGAGCGCTCCGAGAAGGCCGCCCGCGAGGCGGCGCGTCGTCAGCAGGCCGAGGACGAGAAGGCCCTGCGCGAGGCCGAGCGTCGCCGCCTCGAGGCAGAGGCGGTAGCTTCCGCCGACGATGACGATCCCCTCTTCACGCCGCCTCGCCGCCAGCGGCAGGCGTTCGATGCCCCCGCCATGGACGAGCGCGTCGAGGAAGAGTCCTTCGAGAGAGAGTCCTTGGAGAGAGAGTCCTTGGAGAGAGAGCTCGTCGAGAGAGAGTCCGTCGAGACCGCCAGGGACGACCGGCCGGCGCGTGACGATGTGGTGCGCACCCATCCGGTCCTGGAGAAGGCGCTGCGTCACGACGTCAGTGCCGAGCATGCTCGCGAGACCCTGAGTCATGCCGAGGAGATCATCGTGATCAGCGTGATGTCCCGCGACGAGGAGGGGTTCTCGGGCACGGCGCTGCTCGACCTGATGCTGGCCTGCGGGCTTCGCTACAGTCGCGACATGGGCATCTTCCACCGCTTCGAGACCGAGGATCCCGACAGTCGCCTGCAGTTCTCCATGGTCAACGTGGTCAAGCCGGGCACCTTCCCCATCGAGGCCATGGACGACTTCCGCACCCAGGGCATCACCCTGCTGATGCCGTTGCCGGGCGCCGGCGACACGGCGGCCGCCTTCGAGGCGATGGTCGAGACCGCCATGGTCATCGTCCGCCATCTGGGGGGCGTGCTGAAGGACGAGCACCAGAGCGTGATGACCGCCCAGACCGTGGAGTTCGCGCGGCAGCGGGTACAGGAGTTCGAACGGCGCAATCGGCTCAATCGCTACCAGGCGAACTAGCCGCGACACCGCCGCCGCCAGAGCGTAACCTGACAGAACAACCCCATGATTTCATGGGGTTGTTCCATTTATGGGCAGTCGAAAAGCGGGTGTGCGAGAATAGCTACGCCTTCGTGACAGCAGACCAGGGAAGCCATGAGCCAAGCCGACCCCCATGTCATCGACGAGGTGGCGCGCCTGCGTGCCGAGCTCGACGACGCCAACTACCGCTACTACGTGCTCGATGAGCCCCGGCTGACCGATGCCGACTACGACCGCCGGCTGCGTCGTCTTCAGCAGCTCGAGGAGGCGCATCCGGAGCTGGTGACCGCCGACTCGCCCACCCAGCGGGTCGGGGCCGCGCCCGACGCCGGCTTCCCCGAGGTGCAGCACGCCGTACCCATGCTCTCCCTGGACAACGCCTTCAACGAAGAGGAGATCAAGGCCTTCGTCCGGCGCGTCGCCGACCGCCTCGAGACCCACGGCGACCCGCTGGCCTTCTGCTGCGAGCCGAAGCTGGACGGAGCTGCCGTCTCGCTGGTCTACGAGCGGGGCGAGCTGGTCACCGGCGTCACTCGCGGCGACGGCCGCACCGGCGAGGGCATCACCTCCAACCTGCGCACCCTGCGCTCCATCCCGCTCAGCCTTCGCGGCGACGCGCCCCCCGACCTGCTGGAGGTGCGCGGCGAGGTGATCATGAGCCACGAGGGCTTCGAGGCGCTGAACGACCGGGCCCGGGAGTCGGATGGCAAGGTCTTCGCCAACCCGCGCAATGCCGCCGCGGGTAGCCTGCGCCAGCTCGACCCGAAGATCACCGCCACCCGCCCGCTGGAGTTCAGCGCCTACCAGGTGGCGCGCATCGAGCCCCAGCCGGGCGACGCCAGCCACAGTCAGCTGATGGCCCGGCTCGGCGACCTCGGCTTTCGCACCAGCCGCGAGCTGACGGTGGTGGAGGGAGCCGAGGGCGTCATCGACTACTGCCGCGAGCTCGGCGAGAAGCGTGACGCCCTTGGTTACGACATCGATGGGGTGGTGATCAAGGTCGACGACCTGCGCCTGCAGCGCGAGCTGGGCTTCGTGGCCCGTGCCCCGCGCTGGGCCATCGCCTTCAAGTTTCCCGCCCAGGAGGAGACCACCCGGCTCAACGACGTGGAGTTCCAGGTCGGGCGCACCGGCGCGATCACCCCGGTGGCCAGGCTCGAGCCGGTCTCGGTGGCCGGCGTCACTGTCTCCAACGCCACCCTGCACAACGCCGACGAGATCGCCCGACTCGATGTGATGATCGGCGATACCGTGGCGGTCCGCCGGGCCGGCGATGTAATCCCCCAGGTGGTGAGGGTGCTGGAGGAGCGGCGCCCGGCGGATGCCCGGGCGATCGTCTTCCCCGAGCACTGCCCGGCCTGCGGTTCACAGATCGAGCACCTGGAGGGCGAGGTGGTGGCGCGCTGCTCCGGCGGGCTCTACTGTCCCGCCCAGCGCAAGGAGGCGCTCAAGCACTTCGCCTCCCGGCGAGCCCTGGACATCGATGGCCTGGGTGAGAAGCTCATCGAGGCGCTGGTCGAGCGAGACTGGGTGACCACCCCGGCGGACCTGTTCCGGCTCGAGGCCGAGCGCCTCGCCGAGCTTCCGCGCATGGGCAGGAAGTCCTCCGAGAATCTGGTGGCCGCCCTCGAGAAGGCCAGGCAGACGACGCTTGGCCGCTTCATCTTCGCCCTGGGGATCCGCGAGGTGGGCGAGGCCACCGCGGCCAACCTGGCCCGCCACTTCGGCAGCCTGGAGGCGCTGATGGGGGCCGATATCGAGGCGCTGGAGGCCGTGGAGGACGTGGGCCCCATCGTCGCCGCCCACGTGCATACCTTCTTCCGCCAGCCCCACAACCGCGAGACCATCGACGACCTCCTGGCCTGCGGCCTGACCTGGGAGGAGCAGGAGGTCGGCGAGCGCCCCCAGCCCCTGGCGGGGCAGAGCTGGGTGCTCACGGGCACCCTGGCGAGCATGACCCGCGACGAGGGCAAGGCGCGACTCCAGGCGCTGGGCGCCAAGGTGGCGGGCAGCGTCTCCCGCAAGACCGCCTGCGTGGTGGCCGGGGAGGCCGCCGGCAGCAAGCGGGAGAAGGCCGACCAGATGGGGGTCGAGGTCATCGACGAGGACGAGTTCCTGCGCCGCCTGGCGCGGTGGGAAGCGGGGGAGGACGACCATGGATGACGGCCGCTTCATCGAGGTGCCCTACCGCATGCTGCCGCCGGAGACCCTGGACGGCCTGCTGGAGGCCTTCGTCACCCGGCAGGGCTACGACACCACCGACACCGGCGAGGGCATGCGCGGCTGGGTCGGCCAGCTCAAGGCCCAGCTCGAGCGGGGCGAGCTGCTGATCGCCCATGACCTCAGGACCGAGTCCACCGAGGTGATGACCCTCGCCCAGTGGCGGGCCTTCGGGCGCGACCTGGCCGACGACGAGGAGGGCTGAGCGCCAGCCCGCCTTTCTCTACCTCAGACTCGACCGCGATGTACGGCAGGCGGCGTCCGGAGGCCTCACGCCGAGGCGCCGGACAGGAAGACCGCCGTGCAGTGCCGCGCCCGGGCCTCGCACTGCGCCGGGCCAAGCTCCATGCGCCGTCCCAGCAGGGTGTCGATGTGCCACTCGCCGAGCAGCATGCCGATGAACATGCCGGCCGCCTCGCGAGGATCCTCGAGGGCCAGCCGGCCGCGCGCCACCTGGTCGGCGAGGTAATCGGCCAGGGCCTGGCGGGTGCGGTCGGGGCCACGCCTCAGGAACAGCTCGCCGAGCTCCGTGGCCCGCTC from Halomonas aestuarii encodes:
- the zipA gene encoding cell division protein ZipA, encoding MELREWLIILGLALVTLIVIDGVRRLQRQRRVPRLDQVERDPAGHDADPDAEARMAEMNWELPNGGARVVRPADDRGVQPKPKLERQEHPGPSRVLSEFRRHHAEAARPHADTTDERKPSVVGVSAARGEASHRDPVSDEVPVAERGSVRRESREPEVKVSSSRPDATAGHHGVPVGEPAEDERREPALSGLDLEMTAEEDVEVPEGAGPLTADPEDHDAYADEEQYRLVDLEGMGDSFKSGSKRVGSSVQRFGASLQKSFSDRREHKRSEKVRREQERSEKAAREAARRQQAEDEKALREAERRRLEAEAVASADDDDPLFTPPRRQRQAFDAPAMDERVEEESFERESLERESLERELVERESVETARDDRPARDDVVRTHPVLEKALRHDVSAEHARETLSHAEEIIVISVMSRDEEGFSGTALLDLMLACGLRYSRDMGIFHRFETEDPDSRLQFSMVNVVKPGTFPIEAMDDFRTQGITLLMPLPGAGDTAAAFEAMVETAMVIVRHLGGVLKDEHQSVMTAQTVEFARQRVQEFERRNRLNRYQAN
- the ligA gene encoding NAD-dependent DNA ligase LigA, producing MSQADPHVIDEVARLRAELDDANYRYYVLDEPRLTDADYDRRLRRLQQLEEAHPELVTADSPTQRVGAAPDAGFPEVQHAVPMLSLDNAFNEEEIKAFVRRVADRLETHGDPLAFCCEPKLDGAAVSLVYERGELVTGVTRGDGRTGEGITSNLRTLRSIPLSLRGDAPPDLLEVRGEVIMSHEGFEALNDRARESDGKVFANPRNAAAGSLRQLDPKITATRPLEFSAYQVARIEPQPGDASHSQLMARLGDLGFRTSRELTVVEGAEGVIDYCRELGEKRDALGYDIDGVVIKVDDLRLQRELGFVARAPRWAIAFKFPAQEETTRLNDVEFQVGRTGAITPVARLEPVSVAGVTVSNATLHNADEIARLDVMIGDTVAVRRAGDVIPQVVRVLEERRPADARAIVFPEHCPACGSQIEHLEGEVVARCSGGLYCPAQRKEALKHFASRRALDIDGLGEKLIEALVERDWVTTPADLFRLEAERLAELPRMGRKSSENLVAALEKARQTTLGRFIFALGIREVGEATAANLARHFGSLEALMGADIEALEAVEDVGPIVAAHVHTFFRQPHNRETIDDLLACGLTWEEQEVGERPQPLAGQSWVLTGTLASMTRDEGKARLQALGAKVAGSVSRKTACVVAGEAAGSKREKADQMGVEVIDEDEFLRRLARWEAGEDDHG
- a CDS encoding TetR/AcrR family transcriptional regulator C-terminal domain-containing protein, producing MRGLAFEAERATELGELFLRRGPDRTRQALADYLADQVARGRLALEDPREAAGMFIGMLLGEWHIDTLLGRRMELGPAQCEARARHCTAVFLSGASA
- a CDS encoding YheU family protein, whose amino-acid sequence is MDDGRFIEVPYRMLPPETLDGLLEAFVTRQGYDTTDTGEGMRGWVGQLKAQLERGELLIAHDLRTESTEVMTLAQWRAFGRDLADDEEG